One Gloeothece verrucosa PCC 7822 DNA window includes the following coding sequences:
- a CDS encoding DUF2945 domain-containing protein, whose protein sequence is MTDKFKKGDQVEWNSTQGKVKGTVKKKLTEPTDIKGHHVAASQENPEYLVESDQTGQVAAHRPESLKKND, encoded by the coding sequence ATGACAGACAAATTTAAAAAAGGTGATCAGGTAGAATGGAACAGCACCCAAGGAAAAGTCAAGGGCACTGTTAAAAAAAAGCTTACCGAACCCACTGATATCAAAGGACATCACGTCGCCGCTTCTCAAGAAAATCCTGAATATTTAGTAGAAAGTGATCAAACCGGCCAAGTGGCGGCTCATCGTCCTGAATCTCTCAAAAAAAATGATTAA
- a CDS encoding lipid-A-disaccharide synthase-related protein, which produces MKLLILSNGHGEDVIAVRIIEQLQHYPKISQIAALPLVGEGHAYQNRKVSLIGPVQQMPSGGFIYMDRRQLWGDLKEGLLKLTQQQYQLVRQWAAQGGKILAVGDILPLLLAWISGADYAFVGTAKSEYYWQDEYGWLPQTPWIYRWSGSYYFPWERFLMSRPRCKAVFPRDSLTAKILQQWSIPAFDFGNPMMDDLEVEIDTVSKVKPLSNQLTILLLPGSRNPEAQRNWQTIIAAVAEVIKTFRNRELIFLAALAPALPFEPFQDYLIKEGWQIQPPDIFKLDPQGLTFTYGSARLRLCQNAYKQYLNQAQIAIAMAGTATEQFIGLGKPAITISGQGPQFTSTFAEAQTRLLGISVTLVQQPAQVACAIQSLLQDPDRWQAMIENGRRRMGLPGAAKRIAQCLMKIL; this is translated from the coding sequence ATGAAACTACTTATTTTGAGTAACGGTCATGGGGAAGATGTTATTGCTGTAAGGATCATAGAACAATTACAACACTATCCCAAGATTTCCCAGATAGCCGCGTTACCCCTTGTAGGTGAAGGACACGCTTACCAAAATCGGAAAGTTTCCCTTATTGGACCTGTACAACAAATGCCTTCGGGGGGATTTATTTACATGGATAGGCGACAGTTATGGGGAGACTTAAAAGAAGGACTCCTGAAGCTGACTCAACAGCAATATCAACTCGTGCGTCAATGGGCCGCTCAAGGGGGAAAAATTTTAGCAGTGGGTGATATACTGCCCCTATTATTGGCCTGGATCAGTGGGGCTGACTATGCTTTTGTGGGAACGGCTAAATCCGAATATTACTGGCAAGATGAATATGGATGGTTGCCTCAAACCCCCTGGATCTATCGTTGGTCAGGGTCTTATTATTTTCCTTGGGAACGATTTTTAATGAGTCGTCCTCGCTGTAAAGCCGTGTTTCCTCGAGATAGTCTGACAGCAAAAATCTTGCAGCAGTGGTCTATACCTGCATTTGATTTTGGTAATCCCATGATGGATGACCTTGAAGTAGAAATCGATACAGTCTCAAAGGTTAAACCTCTCAGTAATCAATTAACCATTCTGCTGTTACCCGGCTCAAGAAATCCCGAAGCACAACGCAATTGGCAGACGATCATCGCTGCTGTAGCGGAAGTGATTAAAACATTTAGAAATCGAGAACTAATCTTTTTAGCAGCACTCGCTCCGGCTTTACCGTTTGAGCCATTTCAAGACTACTTAATTAAAGAAGGCTGGCAAATACAGCCGCCAGATATTTTTAAATTAGACCCTCAAGGATTAACTTTTACTTATGGTTCTGCTCGCTTAAGGCTCTGCCAAAATGCCTATAAACAATATTTAAATCAAGCACAAATCGCTATTGCTATGGCAGGAACGGCTACAGAACAATTTATTGGTTTAGGGAAACCTGCGATTACAATTTCTGGTCAAGGGCCTCAGTTTACCTCGACTTTTGCTGAGGCTCAAACTCGTTTATTAGGGATATCTGTTACTTTAGTGCAACAACCGGCACAGGTAGCCTGTGCTATACAATCTCTTTTACAAGACCCTGATCGATGGCAAGCGATGATTGAAAATGGACGGCGGCGGATGGGGTTACCTGGTGCGGCTAAAAGAATTGCTCAGTGTCTGATGAAAATTTTGTAA